One window of the Eucalyptus grandis isolate ANBG69807.140 chromosome 8, ASM1654582v1, whole genome shotgun sequence genome contains the following:
- the LOC104416264 gene encoding F-box protein At4g12382 codes for MARTWADFPPELLGLCLQHLCLNDLLAVRAVCRSWRSAAVEEKSNVPWLMLADKKGALRREFFCLSCQQVHNKLLPQARARRCFSSRGWVLTVGRDWKLHMLKNPMSRHRHVIELPNLKKSSGIEVEHLRMHHHTYGDFIA; via the coding sequence ATGGCGAGAACTTGGGCAGACTTCCCACCGGAGTTGCTAGGACTATGCTTGCAACACCTCTGTCTGAACGACTTGTTGGCGGTCCGAGCAGTGTGCCGCTCGTGGCGATCCGCCGCGGTCGAAGAGAAGAGCAATGTCCCGTGGTTGATGCTCGCCGACAAGAAGGGTGCGCTGAGGCGCGAGTTTTTCTGCCTCTCATGTCAGCAGGTTCACAACAAGCTCCTGCCTCAAGCGAGGGCGAGGAGGTGCTTCTCTTCGCGAGGTTGGGTGTTGACGGTCGGCAGAGATTGGAAACTCCACATGCTGAAGAATCCCATGTCGCGTCACCGCCATGTAATCGAGCTTCCCAATTTGAAGAAGTCCTCCGGCATTGAAGTTGAACATTTGCGCATGCATCATCACACCTATGGTGACTTCATCGCTTAG